The Microbacterium foliorum genome has a window encoding:
- a CDS encoding winged helix-turn-helix transcriptional regulator codes for MAQVLVLTNAPVSEMVLPALELLSHRVRQIPAEPAQLVSAPDYDIVIVDGRLDLVGAKSLCRLLRATGQDAPLLLVVTEGGMSALSGEWGIDDVLLSTAGPAETDARVRLALARRDEVAEPTRVQASGVTIDEQSYSAKLRGRPLDLTYKEFQLLHFLATHPSRVFTREQLLSEVWGYDYFGGTRTVDVHVRRLRAKLGDQEQIIGTVRNVGYRFNVHDDETVAATV; via the coding sequence GTGGCCCAGGTCCTGGTGTTGACCAATGCTCCGGTGTCGGAGATGGTCCTGCCCGCGCTCGAGCTTCTCAGCCACCGCGTGCGTCAGATCCCGGCCGAGCCCGCCCAGCTGGTGAGCGCTCCCGATTACGACATCGTGATCGTCGACGGCCGTCTCGACCTGGTCGGAGCCAAGTCGCTGTGCCGACTGCTGCGCGCGACGGGGCAGGATGCTCCGCTGCTGCTGGTGGTCACCGAGGGCGGCATGAGCGCACTGTCCGGAGAGTGGGGTATCGACGACGTGCTGCTCTCCACCGCGGGACCTGCCGAGACCGACGCCCGCGTGCGCCTCGCGCTCGCGCGCCGCGACGAGGTCGCCGAGCCCACTCGCGTGCAGGCCTCGGGCGTCACGATCGACGAGCAGTCGTACTCGGCGAAGCTGCGGGGGCGCCCGCTGGATCTCACGTACAAGGAGTTCCAGCTGCTGCACTTCCTCGCGACGCACCCCTCGCGGGTCTTCACCCGCGAGCAGCTGCTCAGCGAGGTCTGGGGCTACGACTACTTCGGCGGCACCCGCACGGTCGACGTGCACGTGCGCCGACTGCGCGCCAAGCTCGGCGATCAGGAGCAGATCATCGGCACCGTGCGCAACGTGGGGTACCGGTTCAACGTCCACGACGACGAGACGGTCGCCGCCACGGTGTGA
- a CDS encoding RNA degradosome polyphosphate kinase, whose amino-acid sequence MIDPALADAGLGDAEDDDFDATEAPDALLPDHRYLDRELSWLAFNQRVLELAEDPSLPELERANFLAIFASNLDEFFMVRVAGLKRRIVTGLAVPTNIGRSPADALADIAREAHALQLRHADAWNSLVRPALAESGIEITVWSELTDEERGKLSEYFGAQVFPVLMPLAVDPAHPFPYISGLSLNLAIRIRNARTGRQEFARLKVPPMLPRFVEVPGTGEIKRFLTLEELIANHLGDLFPGMEVLDHHAFRLTRNEDVEIEEDESENLIQALEAELLRRRFGPPIRLEITDDMDEVTMDLLVRELDITDKEIYRLPGPLDLRGLFDLSRIDRPDLRYPPHLPTTAVAFQPTGSNTRADIFTAIRKSDVLVHHPYESFTTSVVSFLEQAARDPHVLAIKQTLYRTSGDSPIVEALIDAAEAGKQVLALVEVKARFDEANNIVWARKLEKAGVHVVYGLVGLKTHCKLALVIREEDGVLRHYSHIGTGNYNPKTSRIYEDFGLFTTDAQVGKDLTRLFNELSGYAIEKKFKRLLVAPLHLRKGLVRQIDHERRNAENGKPASIRIKVNSMVDEEVIDALYRASAAGVKVDVWVRGICSLRTDLEGISDNITVRSILGRYLEHSRIFAFHNDGDPQVYIGSADMMHRNLDRRVEALVRVTDPAHLKDLLDFFDLAMDPRTTSWHLGAEGVWTRHSEDADGTPLVDLQDKTMGLIQRRRRARSVR is encoded by the coding sequence ATGATCGATCCCGCTCTCGCCGACGCTGGTCTCGGTGACGCTGAAGATGATGACTTCGATGCCACCGAGGCTCCTGACGCGCTGCTTCCCGACCACCGCTACCTCGATCGCGAGCTGAGCTGGCTCGCGTTCAACCAGCGGGTCCTCGAGCTTGCGGAGGATCCGTCGCTCCCCGAACTCGAGCGGGCCAACTTCCTGGCGATCTTCGCGAGCAACCTCGACGAGTTCTTCATGGTGCGCGTCGCGGGGCTCAAGCGCCGCATCGTCACCGGCCTCGCCGTGCCGACGAACATCGGGCGCTCACCCGCCGACGCGCTCGCCGACATCGCTCGCGAGGCGCACGCCCTGCAGCTGCGCCATGCGGATGCATGGAACTCGCTGGTGCGGCCGGCGCTGGCCGAGTCCGGCATCGAGATCACCGTGTGGTCCGAGCTCACCGACGAGGAGCGGGGCAAGCTCAGCGAGTACTTCGGAGCGCAGGTGTTCCCCGTCCTGATGCCGCTCGCCGTCGACCCGGCACACCCCTTCCCCTACATCTCGGGGCTGTCGCTCAACCTCGCCATCCGCATCCGCAACGCCCGCACGGGACGCCAGGAGTTCGCCCGCCTGAAGGTGCCGCCGATGCTGCCGCGCTTCGTCGAGGTGCCGGGCACGGGCGAGATCAAGCGCTTCCTCACTCTCGAGGAGCTCATCGCGAACCACCTCGGCGATCTGTTCCCCGGCATGGAGGTGCTCGATCACCACGCCTTCCGCCTCACCCGCAACGAAGACGTGGAGATCGAGGAGGACGAGAGCGAGAACCTCATCCAGGCGCTCGAGGCCGAGCTCCTGCGGCGCCGATTCGGTCCGCCGATCCGCCTCGAGATCACCGACGACATGGACGAGGTCACGATGGACCTCCTGGTCCGCGAGCTCGACATCACCGACAAGGAGATCTACCGCCTCCCCGGGCCGCTCGACCTCCGGGGTCTGTTCGACCTGTCGCGGATCGATCGCCCCGACCTGCGCTACCCGCCGCACCTGCCCACCACCGCGGTCGCCTTCCAGCCCACGGGCAGCAACACGCGCGCCGACATCTTCACCGCCATCCGCAAGTCCGACGTGCTGGTGCACCACCCGTACGAGTCGTTCACGACGAGCGTCGTGTCGTTCCTCGAGCAGGCGGCACGCGACCCGCACGTGCTCGCGATCAAGCAGACGCTCTACCGCACCTCCGGTGACAGCCCGATCGTCGAGGCGCTGATCGATGCCGCCGAGGCGGGAAAGCAGGTGCTCGCCCTCGTCGAGGTCAAGGCCCGCTTCGACGAGGCCAACAACATCGTCTGGGCGCGCAAGCTCGAGAAGGCCGGCGTGCACGTCGTGTACGGGCTCGTCGGGCTGAAGACCCACTGCAAGCTCGCGCTCGTGATCCGCGAGGAGGACGGCGTGCTGCGCCACTACTCGCACATCGGCACCGGCAACTACAACCCGAAGACGAGCCGCATCTACGAGGACTTCGGGCTCTTCACCACCGACGCGCAGGTGGGCAAGGACCTGACCCGACTGTTCAACGAGCTCAGCGGCTATGCGATCGAGAAGAAGTTCAAGCGCCTGCTCGTCGCTCCCCTGCACCTGCGCAAGGGGCTCGTGCGGCAGATCGATCACGAGCGCCGGAACGCCGAGAACGGAAAGCCCGCGAGCATCCGCATCAAGGTCAACTCGATGGTCGACGAAGAGGTGATCGACGCGCTGTACCGCGCGAGCGCCGCCGGAGTGAAGGTCGACGTCTGGGTGCGTGGCATCTGCAGCCTGCGCACCGACCTCGAGGGCATCAGCGACAACATCACGGTGCGCAGCATCCTCGGTCGCTACCTCGAGCACTCCCGGATCTTCGCGTTCCACAACGACGGCGACCCGCAGGTGTACATCGGCAGCGCCGACATGATGCACCGCAACCTCGATCGACGTGTCGAGGCGCTGGTGCGGGTCACCGACCCCGCGCACCTCAAGGACCTGCTCGACTTCTTCGACCTGGCCATGGACCCGCGCACCACCTCCTGGCACCTGGGGGCCGAGGGCGTGTGGACGCGGCACTCCGAGGATGCCGACGGCACCCCCCTCGTCGACCTGCAGGACAAGACCATGGGGTTGATCCAGCGACGTCGTCGCGCACGGTCGGTCCGATGA